Genomic window (Deltaproteobacteria bacterium):
AAATGGAAGCCGGGCGACCGGGTGGTGTTCCACCACCACTATCCGTGCATGAACTGCCGCTACTGCCGCACCGAGAACTACTCCATGTGCCAGGTGTACAAGGACGTGGTTTCAACGGCCGGGTTCGTGCCGTCGGGCGGCGGATTCGCCGAACTGGTGAAACTGCCCAGGCACCTTGCCGATCACGCCGTCATTGCCATGCCGGACAGCATCTCGTTCGAGGAAGCCACGTTCGTCGAGCCGCTCAACTGCACGCTGAAGGCGGTCCGAAAGGCGCGGGTACAGGCGGGCGATTTTTCATGGGTGATCGGCGCGGGACCGATGGGCCTGCTGTTCGTCATGGCGCTGAAGGCCCTTGGCGCCCGGCCCATCGTCTCCGACCCCCTTCCCGAACGGCGCGAACGGGCCCTGAAACTGGGCGCGGCCCACGCGCTCGATCCACTGGCGGCCGGTTTCGCCGGTGAGCTGGCGGAGGTTTCCGGTGGCCTTGGTCCGGACCAGGCCTTCCTCGCCGTGGCCCAGATGAAGCCGCTGGAACAGGCCCTCCGGCTCGTCCGCAAGGGCGGGACGGTTTGCGTGTTCAGCGAGTTCCCCGAGGAGCAGCGGCTTGGCGTCGATCCGAACCTGATCTACGGCCGCGAGGTGGACCTGATCGGCAGCTACTCCTCGTCAGCCGCCGTGCAGGATCTTGCCGCCGAACTGGTGTTTTCGCGCCGCGTCCCGGTACGGGAACTGATCTCCAGAACCTATCCGCTCACCGGCCTGATGGACGCCATCAACGAGGCGCTCCACCCCACGCCCGCCACCTGCAAGCTGATCGTTACGCCGGAAGGATGAGAGCCGGGAAATGCGCGCCGCCATTCTTCATGGAAAGGAAGACCTCCGGCTGGAGGAGGTGGAGCGGCCCCGGCCCGCGCCGGGAGAGGTTGTGGTCCGGGTACGGGCGGCGACCACCTGCGGAACGGATCTCAAGGTCTGGCTCAGGGGCGGACACGCGAGGATGATCCAGCCGCCCGCCCCCTTCGGACACGAGTTCGCTGGCGAGGTGGCAGAACTGGGCGAAGGGGTGACGGCGTTCGCCACAGGCGACCGGATTGTCGCCAACAATTCGGTACCGTGCGGAAGCTGCTTTTTCTGCCGCAAGGACCAGCCGAACCTCTGCGAGCAGATCGCCTTCGTCAACGGCACCTATGCCGAATACCTGCTTCTGCCGGCGGCCCATGTTTCCCGTGCGGCGATCCGGATACCGGACGGGGTTCCATTTGAAACCGCCTCCCTTTCGGAACCGCTCGCCTGCGTCCTGTGGGGCCTTGAGAACACGCCTGTCACCCGTGGTGACGAACTCGTGATCCTGGGCGATGGCCCCATCGGCCTCATGTTCGCCGCCGAGGCGGTCCTGACGGGGGCCACCGTGCGGGTAATTGGCGGGTCCGATTCCCGGCTTGCCTGTGCACGGAGAATCGGCGCTGCCGAGACGTACAACTACCACCAGCAGCCGGACACGGTCGCCCTCGTGAAAAAACGCTGCAACGGCGGCCGCGGACCGGATCTCGTGGTGGAAGCGACCGGGAAGTCCGGCGCCTGGAACGAGGCGGTGGACCTCGTGAGAACCGGCGGCCGGGTCAACCTGTTTGGCGGTTGCCCGAAGGGCACCGCCGTCAGCTTCGACACCGAACGGATTCACTACGGGCAGGTCTCGCTGCACGGGGTATTTCACAACACCCCGGAGACATTCCGCAGGGCACTGGAGCGGCTCGCATCGGGCGGCTTCCCCGTCAGGGAGATTCTCTCCGAAGAACGCCCGCTCCCGGAACTGGCGGCCGCCTTCGACCGCATGCGCCGCCGGGAAGTGGTCAAGGTTGTGATCCGTCCATAGGGCCCCTTGCTCCTCCCGATAACCGTCTATACTGGCTGGTTACGCCGGGAGGCGAAACCGGGTGCGCTACAAGGATGACAAGCCGTTTGAACTGGTGAGCCCCTTCCGGCCGGCAGGGGATCAGCCGCAGGCAATCGACCAGCTCGTCCGGGGCCTGCAGGCGGGTTCCCGCCACCAGGTGCTGCTGGGTGTCACGGGGTCCGGCAAGACGTTTACCATGGCGAACGTGATCGCCCAGGTGAACCGGCCGGCTCTGGTGCTCGCGCACAACAAGACGCTCGCCGCGCAGCTCTATTCCGAGTTCAAGGAACTGTTTCCGAAGAACGCGGTCGAGTATTTCATCTCCTATTACGACTACTACCAGCCGGAAGCCTACATCCCCGGTTCGGACACCTACATCGAGAAGGACAGTTCCCGGAACGAGGAGATCGACAAGATGCGGCACGCGGCCACCCGCTCCCTGCTGGAACGGCGGGACGTCGTGATCGTGGCATCGGTCTCCTGCATCTACGGCATCGGCTCGCCGGACGCTTATGGCGACATGCTGTGCGCCATCGAAACGGGCGAGGAAATCGACCGGGACATGTTCCTCCGGAAGCTGGTGGAGATCCTCTACCAGCGAAACGACGTGGATTTCGCCCGCGGCACGTTCCGCGTACGCGGCGACACGGTGGAGGTATTCCCGGCCTGGGAGATGGAGCGGGCCATCCGGGTGGAGTTCTTCGGGGACGAGATCAGCTCGATCCGCCTGATTGACGCTCTCACCGGAACGACACTGGACCGGCTCGAATCGGTGGCGATCTACCCGGCCTCACACTATGTCGTGCCGCCGGACATGAAGTTCCGCGCCATCGAATCGATCAAGACCGAACTGCGCGAGCGGCTGGCCCAGCTCCGCGACCAGGGCCGGATGCTGGAAGCCGAACGTCTGGACCAGCGGACGACATTCGATCTGGAGATGATACAGGAGGTAGGAACCTGCCCCGGAATCGAGAACTACTCGCGGCACCTCACAGGCCGCAAGGCCGGCGACCCGCCTGCCACGCTGCTGGACTACTTCCCCAGGGATTTCCTGCTGGTGGTGGATGAAAGCCACCAGACGATCCCGCAGGTTGGCGCCATGTTCAAGGGCGACCGGTCACGGAAGGAAACCCTCGTCGAGTACGGTTTCCGGCTGCCCTCGGCGCTGGATAACCGGCCCCTCAACTTCCAGGAGTTCGAGGGCCGCATCTCGCAGGCTGTCCACGTATCGGCCACCCCCGGCGACTGGGAACTCCAGAAGGCCGGCGGGGTGGTGGTGGAGCAGATCGTCCGGCCGACCGGCCTCGTCGATCCGGCCATCGAAATCCGGCCCGCCACGAACCAGGTGGAGAACCTGTTGTCAGAAGTCCGTGCCGTCGTCGCCAGGGGTTACCGGGTATTCATCACGACGCTCACCAAGCGGATGGCCGAGCACCTTTCCGAGTATTACGCCAATGCCGGCGTCCGCGTGAAATATCTCCATTCCGATATCGACGCGCTGGAGCGGGTGCAAATCCTGCGCGAACTCCGGCTTGGCGAGTTTGATGTCCTGGTCGGGATCAACCTGCTCCGTGAAGGCCTGGACATACCGGAGGTGGCGCTCGTTGCCATCCTCGATGCTGACAAGGAAGGTTTCCTCCGTGGCCGTACGGCACTCATCCAGACATTCGGCCGTGCCGCCCGCAACGTGGACGGACGTGTCGTCATGTACGGCGATACGGTGACGAAGGCGATGGAAGAAGCCATCGCCGAAACCGATCGCCGCCGCCGGATCCAGACTGCCTACAACGAGAAGCATGGCATCATTCCGCAAACCATCGTGAAGGCGGTCCGCGAGGGGCTCAAGACCTCTGACGGCGGAGCGGCCTACGAACGCGACGCCCGGGCCGGCCTGAGGGCCGCCGAAGAACCCGCCGACTATCTGCCGGTGGCCAAACTGCCGCAGGTGACGGCGCGGCTGGAAAAGGAAATGAGGGAAGCGGCAAAGTCCCTGGATTTCGAAAAAGCCGCGGCCCTGCGGGACCGCATCCGCGAACTGAACGAGCGGGCCCTCGGCCTTCGTGACGACCAGATGATCAACACCGCCGCCCTCACTACCCTGCCCGTGCAGCCCCGCCGTGCCAAACCCTATCCATCGACAGCAGTCCGGATGGCAAAAAAGAAGGCCTCCCGCGGGCGGCGGACTGGCCGGTAACCGCCGTGCGTTTTCTCGGTATCGATCTGGCCTGGAAGGACGGCAACCCCTCCGGGCTCGCGCTTCTTGGCGGACAGAAGTTCCCGCTTCACCTGCGGGAGACCGTCCATACGCTGGACCGTCATCCGGAAGTCCACGGCTGGATTGCACGGCAGGTCAGGAACCACCGGGCGGCAGTGGGCGTCGACGCGCCGCTGCTGGGCCTTGGAACCGGAGCCCGCCGGGAATGCGACGATGCCATCAGCCGTGCTTTCGGACGGTTTCATGCCTCGACCCACAGTCCCTCCCGGTTCCCCGGCCTGGAACATTTCGCCGCCAGGCTGGTGCGTGACCACGGCATGAGGTGCTTCGCCCCGGACTGGCGTCCGGCACCGGCCCTGCCGGCCATCCGCGAGGTTTACCCTAACGCCCTGCAGGTGATGCTGTTCGGACTTGATACGAAGCCCCGCTCCACTATCGTCAAATACAAGCGGCGACGGTTTTCAACGAAAGCCGACTGGGTCCACCGGGGCCTGGGGCCGTTTGTCCGCAAGCTTATGAACGTGGTCGCAGGACGCTATGTCGTTCCCGCTGGCCGCGAGTGGCAGGCTCTCGTTTCAGCAACGCCATCGCCCTCGATGACGGGCTCTGAACTGAAATCCATCGAGGACCAGTGGGACGCGCTCCTGTGCGCGCTGGCCGTTGCGCTTGAGTTCTTCCAGAAAGATTCCATGCGCCCCTATCCGGACAGCTATAACTGGCGGCAGGGATACATACTGGCACCGGTGCCGGGCGGGAGCGGAAACCAGTGACCTCCGGACCATGCCGAAACCGAATGCTGCCAACGCTCGCGCTCGCCGGCGTGGCGATCCTGACCACGTCGTGGGTGCATGTCCGGAACTGGCAGAACGGGATGGAGGGATGGAGGAACGAGCGGTATACGGCTTACAGCATCCACTTTTCCGAATACGGCCTTTTCCAGTCCGGGCCCATTCCCCGGCCCGTCGTTCGTCAGCTGGAAACGCCCCGTTACTACACAAACTATCCGCCGCTCTACCCGGTCGCTGCCAGCATTCCGGTAACGCTGTTCGGCGAAAATGCCCTTGGCACCAGCCTTGTCGACATCCTTCTGGCCGCCGGCATCGTGTTCATTCTCGCCCGGCTGGCGGCCCGACCGGCGCCCGCCGATCCCCGCTGGGCGATACTGGCCCCGCTGTTCGCCGCCGTATTGCCGGGACTCCCGTTCGCCGCAAGAACCAGCGAGGCTCCCGGTGTACCGTCGCTGTTTGGCAGCCTTCTGGTGCTGCTGGCCTATGTGCGGTTCGCCGAACGCCCCGGTAACGGCCGTCTCACCGCTCTGGCAACGGCCTCTGTTGCCGCATTGCTGACCGGATGGGCCACGCTGGCCGCCATCGCCGTTTGCATGGCTCATCTGCTGCTCCGGCGGCAGGAGATTCCCGCCTGGAAAAAAATGGCCGCCATCTGGCTCATGACAGCGGTATTTACGGCTCTGTTTCTAATTACTGTCTACATGTCACCGGGGGGCGGCCTGCTTGGGCTGGCGCGCTTCATCGAAAGAGTCACCTACTATCTCAGCAGCTCGCAGGGTATCAGCGGGACTGCCGTGTTCTGGCCACACTGGACGGCGGTATTTTCCACCTGGCGCTGGATGGCGACCCTGCCGGTATTGCTTCTGGGAACTGCCGGTCTTTCCCTGTACATGACGGAGACTGACCAGCCGGTGCCCATATCTGCAGTCACCATCAACCGGCTCCTGCTCACAATTGCCCTGGTCCATGCATTTTCCTACCGGTCAATGCTGAACGACTGGTTCGCGCTTGGCATTCCGGTCACCGTCGCCCTGGCGTTTTCCGCCGGACTTCTGCTCGCTTCATTGCCCTGGAAACGGGTCGCCATTGCTGCGGCGGCAGCCATTGCTGCCGCGGGGCTCGCTGGAATCCACTGGCGGCTGGAAACCGAGCGGATATTCTACGCGCCTGTCGTCGCCTTGTACCAGGAGACAGCGGACTATTTGCGGGGCACCGCCCTCTCCAGCCTGCGACCGGCTGCCATCGGCACCAATTTGTGGATTCCAGAAGGGTTTGAGAATGCCGCCGGGCCCGGCATTGAACTCGTCACATCCAGCAATATCTCGCTGCTGCCCCACATGGGGTTGGGCGCCTATCTCGCCGTCAATCTTGAAAACCGGCGGGATCTGGCGCCGGACTACCTGGGTCCGAAGCACCACGGAGAAGCTCTCCATCTTCTGAGTGACCGGCCCCTCGCCCGAGGAGAAACATACAGGCTGGTACCTCTTACTCCCGGCCAGACTGACCGGCCAGATACGCCGCTTGAGGTTTCCACCTCTCTGAGAGACGGCACCTCCATCAGCTTCCGCCCTCCCATCCTGCTCGCCCGGTCGGAGATACGGATCATGGACACGCCATATCTGGGACATGAACTGCTCCGGGAGGCGGGGCCCGAGCTGGCGGTCACCGTCGCGGATAACCTGATGACACTGCGGCTCCCCCCCGCAGGAAAATCAATGGATGCGTTTTTCAGGTCGCTGATCCGCTATCCCTGGCTGCTGGGCCGCTACCGGGATGCTCCGGTAGGCGGAACTGTCACGCTGGCCGACGGCGGGCGATGGCAGTTCAGCTGCCCGCTCCCCGTGGATGGCCGCGCCCGGTGTGAAACCCGCCTGCTTCCGGCCGCGCCCTGACCTCCATCAGACTTTTTCGCCGCCACGGAAGGCGAGCCATTCCTCCGCTGTATTGATGTTGAGGAACTGGTGCGGACCAGCATCGAGATCGGCGGCGGGGATGACCTTGACGCCCGTGACAGACGAAAGCGCCCGGACGAGCCCGCGTTCACCGCCTGCCCACAACCGGTTGAGTTCTTCCAGCAGGCTGGTGCTGTAGATGCCGTGGAGCGGTTCCGGTCCCGAAGCCGACCGGGGCAGGATGGCGCGAGCATCCGACTCCGCCGCCAGTTCGACCAGCGCGGCGATCGGCCCCGGCTCGATTCCCGCCAGGTCACAGGAAATAACGAGATTCCAGGACGCCGCACCCAGTCCCAGAGCCGTCAACAGCCCGCCCAGCGGCCCTTCTCCGGGATACTCGTCCACAAGAACCGGGTAGCCGAACTGGCTGTAGGGAGCCGCCGAGCCTGCCACCAGGCAGACCTCGCTGCACAGCGGGCGGAGGATACCCGCCACATGGGCCACGAGCGGGCGCCCCCGGAAATCGAGCAGCGCCTTGTCGCGTCCCATGCGGCTGGATTTGCCGCCGCAGAGCACGAAACCGGCCGGTTTTCCAGCATGAGCCACCCCGGAAGCGTAGAGCATCGGCGCGGAACGTGTAAGGCACTCCAGATGGCCGTTGCCTTGGAACTCCCTTCGTGGGAGAATGCCGTTTCGATCTGCTCGTCCGGAGGGGCATCAGATTGGGCGAACCGGAAACCAGGCGGCGCTGGAGATGTTCGTGGTGCGGATTCGAGCACGATGGACCTGCGCCCGTGCACGTCTGCGACGTATGCGGAGCACCGGGAGACGAGTTCGTCGAGGTGGCTGCGAAAACGGCCGAAACGGCAGGCGACACCTCCCTTCTTTACCGGAAGGGCGGGCCGCTTCCCGGCAACCAGGAGGAGTAAGGGGAGATGTTCATTACATACGCATTGGGGCTGGTTCTCGACTACGACACGGAAACCGCCGGTT
Coding sequences:
- a CDS encoding alcohol dehydrogenase catalytic domain-containing protein, whose protein sequence is MRAAVYHGKDQVKVEEVPVPDVGPGEVLVRVKACGVCQSDIKKIHYGLHEGPRIYGHETAGVVERTGAGVTKWKPGDRVVFHHHYPCMNCRYCRTENYSMCQVYKDVVSTAGFVPSGGGFAELVKLPRHLADHAVIAMPDSISFEEATFVEPLNCTLKAVRKARVQAGDFSWVIGAGPMGLLFVMALKALGARPIVSDPLPERRERALKLGAAHALDPLAAGFAGELAEVSGGLGPDQAFLAVAQMKPLEQALRLVRKGGTVCVFSEFPEEQRLGVDPNLIYGREVDLIGSYSSSAAVQDLAAELVFSRRVPVRELISRTYPLTGLMDAINEALHPTPATCKLIVTPEG
- a CDS encoding DUF429 domain-containing protein, encoding MRFLGIDLAWKDGNPSGLALLGGQKFPLHLRETVHTLDRHPEVHGWIARQVRNHRAAVGVDAPLLGLGTGARRECDDAISRAFGRFHASTHSPSRFPGLEHFAARLVRDHGMRCFAPDWRPAPALPAIREVYPNALQVMLFGLDTKPRSTIVKYKRRRFSTKADWVHRGLGPFVRKLMNVVAGRYVVPAGREWQALVSATPSPSMTGSELKSIEDQWDALLCALAVALEFFQKDSMRPYPDSYNWRQGYILAPVPGGSGNQ
- a CDS encoding molybdenum cofactor guanylyltransferase; the protein is MLYASGVAHAGKPAGFVLCGGKSSRMGRDKALLDFRGRPLVAHVAGILRPLCSEVCLVAGSAAPYSQFGYPVLVDEYPGEGPLGGLLTALGLGAASWNLVISCDLAGIEPGPIAALVELAAESDARAILPRSASGPEPLHGIYSTSLLEELNRLWAGGERGLVRALSSVTGVKVIPAADLDAGPHQFLNINTAEEWLAFRGGEKV
- the uvrB gene encoding excinuclease ABC subunit UvrB, producing MRYKDDKPFELVSPFRPAGDQPQAIDQLVRGLQAGSRHQVLLGVTGSGKTFTMANVIAQVNRPALVLAHNKTLAAQLYSEFKELFPKNAVEYFISYYDYYQPEAYIPGSDTYIEKDSSRNEEIDKMRHAATRSLLERRDVVIVASVSCIYGIGSPDAYGDMLCAIETGEEIDRDMFLRKLVEILYQRNDVDFARGTFRVRGDTVEVFPAWEMERAIRVEFFGDEISSIRLIDALTGTTLDRLESVAIYPASHYVVPPDMKFRAIESIKTELRERLAQLRDQGRMLEAERLDQRTTFDLEMIQEVGTCPGIENYSRHLTGRKAGDPPATLLDYFPRDFLLVVDESHQTIPQVGAMFKGDRSRKETLVEYGFRLPSALDNRPLNFQEFEGRISQAVHVSATPGDWELQKAGGVVVEQIVRPTGLVDPAIEIRPATNQVENLLSEVRAVVARGYRVFITTLTKRMAEHLSEYYANAGVRVKYLHSDIDALERVQILRELRLGEFDVLVGINLLREGLDIPEVALVAILDADKEGFLRGRTALIQTFGRAARNVDGRVVMYGDTVTKAMEEAIAETDRRRRIQTAYNEKHGIIPQTIVKAVREGLKTSDGGAAYERDARAGLRAAEEPADYLPVAKLPQVTARLEKEMREAAKSLDFEKAAALRDRIRELNERALGLRDDQMINTAALTTLPVQPRRAKPYPSTAVRMAKKKASRGRRTGR
- a CDS encoding alcohol dehydrogenase catalytic domain-containing protein; this encodes MRAAILHGKEDLRLEEVERPRPAPGEVVVRVRAATTCGTDLKVWLRGGHARMIQPPAPFGHEFAGEVAELGEGVTAFATGDRIVANNSVPCGSCFFCRKDQPNLCEQIAFVNGTYAEYLLLPAAHVSRAAIRIPDGVPFETASLSEPLACVLWGLENTPVTRGDELVILGDGPIGLMFAAEAVLTGATVRVIGGSDSRLACARRIGAAETYNYHQQPDTVALVKKRCNGGRGPDLVVEATGKSGAWNEAVDLVRTGGRVNLFGGCPKGTAVSFDTERIHYGQVSLHGVFHNTPETFRRALERLASGGFPVREILSEERPLPELAAAFDRMRRREVVKVVIRP